One Conexivisphaerales archaeon genomic window, GGTAGAAGCCATGTTCTATTGGTATCGTTTTCAGTAGTGGATCATTTTCAATATGGTTTATCACATAATCGTAAAAACGTTCTCTGTTTGCCAGAAGGAACTCCCTGACCTCCTTACTACCATTGATCGATGCTCTTGCATACTCTGTCCATACGCTGTGCGCTTCTTGGTCTACCTCTACAAACACACTGACGGTGGGTTCATCAGGAATGACCTTGAATTCGTCTATCTTCTCATAGTCCAGTGAATACATTGCTTCAAGGAACACCATGCTCTCCCGAGTGTTCCGGGACTCGGAGACTTTCTGATAGTACTGCTCAACCATATCTCTGATACCAGTGTAGCGTGTCTGGAACACCTCGCGGGTCTTGTTTATGAGCTCGTTTCCATATATTGTGTTACCAAAGTATCTGCCATTTCCATCGTGCACCGCGTAAACATAGACAGGTGATTCTTCTCTTTTCCGTTTGCCATCCCTGTTACACCGCCCAGCAGACTGGACTATCGCATCCATCGGTGCTAGATCCCTTATGACCACATCAAAGTCTAGATCCACTCCTGCCTCGACAACCTGTGTGGATACAAGGACTGTGCGCTTTTTTTCCTTCAACCGCTGGTGTATTTGTTCGATAATACATTTGCGCTGCGCCGGGACGATGCCTGCGGACAGGAAAAACGCATCCTGTTTGGAACTGAGTCCATCAAAGACTTGTATTGCTGCCCTGATAGTATTCATTATTACAAGCACGCTGGAATCACTGTGCAATGTGAGCAGTGAATTGACCTTTGTCACAAATTCATCTATGGTCACTCCGCCAAGGTCAGCCTTTATGATAACCCTTTCCGGTGCAGGATAGTCCCTATCAAAGAGTTCCTTAGCCTCATTGCGTGGAAATATGAGTGGTTGCGTTGCAGTCATCATTATGAACCGGGTGTCCAGACTATCTGCAAGGAACCTGATGCAGTCATGGATAAGCAACCAGTACTTGTAGTCCACGGACTGGACCTCATCAAGTATTACTATAGACCCGACAAGGTTGTGTAATTTTCGCAGGCTGGATGCGCGTGCGCCTATTACTGATTCGAGTAACTGTACAAAAGTCGTGACTATTACCTCGGCATTCCATGCTTCAATCAGTAGCTGAGCCTGCGAGCTGGAATAGCTCTCATTTTCAGGTGATTCGTACTGCAGCCTGCTCAGATGATGGTGAGTGAGTACAAGAGGAGAATGAGAACGGTTCGCTCCGAGCGCTTCCCGTATAACATACTCGTTCTGGTCTATTATGCCAAGGAATGGTGCCACATAGATTATCCTTCGCTTCGTTCCATCTTTCTTTTCCAACGCCTCACGTAGTGAACATGCAAATAGGAGCGCGGCAAGAGTCTTTCCAGAACCTGTTGGCGCGGTGAGCGAGAATATGTGGGTTTCCGTATCAAGTGATGACATCACCTTCCGCCTC contains:
- the cas3 gene encoding CRISPR-associated helicase Cas3' is translated as MSSYQLESHPGKALTDHLRSVAESARSEIADLQHLPLLVSGPYVTLAWIAGISHDIGKSSVYFQDYLHTGQFSDRILKSHSTVSSLYALVASMKKLGDTNLPLLAMMIVQGHHGRIPSPEEAVKRIVTQSQKLKLQLTNVHREPDLASFLQGLGLPEYSSIMPTINKIALLNLLKRSKGRNERSLSSYFVTNLVFSALVDADRMDAASVANPPRASVDVSTVSAYCDKIETTGAIAPSADPQVSQMRKYVRRKVMSSLDTETHIFSLTAPTGSGKTLAALLFACSLREALEKKDGTKRRIIYVAPFLGIIDQNEYVIREALGANRSHSPLVLTHHHLSRLQYESPENESYSSSQAQLLIEAWNAEVIVTTFVQLLESVIGARASSLRKLHNLVGSIVILDEVQSVDYKYWLLIHDCIRFLADSLDTRFIMMTATQPLIFPRNEAKELFDRDYPAPERVIIKADLGGVTIDEFVTKVNSLLTLHSDSSVLVIMNTIRAAIQVFDGLSSKQDAFFLSAGIVPAQRKCIIEQIHQRLKEKKRTVLVSTQVVEAGVDLDFDVVIRDLAPMDAIVQSAGRCNRDGKRKREESPVYVYAVHDGNGRYFGNTIYGNELINKTREVFQTRYTGIRDMVEQYYQKVSESRNTRESMVFLEAMYSLDYEKIDEFKVIPDEPTVSVFVEVDQEAHSVWTEYARASINGSKEVREFLLANRERFYDYVINHIENDPLLKTIPIEHGFY